Proteins co-encoded in one Gossypium arboreum isolate Shixiya-1 chromosome 11, ASM2569848v2, whole genome shotgun sequence genomic window:
- the LOC108471622 gene encoding photosystem I chlorophyll a/b-binding protein 3-1, chloroplastic — MATQALVSSSLTYSVETARQILGAKRQIGSSRKGSFVVKAASTPPVKQGADRPLWFASKQSLSYLDGSLPGDYGFDPLGLSDPEGPGGFIEPKWLAYGEIINGRYAMLGAVGAIAPEILGKAGLIPAETALPWFRTGVIPPAGTYNYWADPYTLFVFEMALMGFAEHRRFQDWAKPGSMGKQYFLGFEKYLGGSGEPAYPGGPLFNPLGFGKDEKSLKDLKLKEVKNGRLAMLAILGYFIQGLVTGVGPYQNLLDHLADPFNNNVLTNLKFH; from the exons ATGGCAACACAAGCACTTGTATCATCGTCTCTTACCTACTCAGTGGAGACTGCAAGGCAGATTCTTGGAGCTAAACGACAAATTGGGTCTTCAAGGAAAGGATCCTTTGTTGTTAAGGCAGCTTCGACTCCACCCGTTAAG CAAGGAGCTGATAGACCTTTATGGTTTGCATCTAAACAAAGCCTTTCATACTTGGATGGCAG CCTTCCAGGTGATTATGGATTTGACCCCTTGGGACTCTCAGACCCTGAAGGTCCAGGAGGGTTCATCGAGCCTAAATGGCTAGCCTACGGTGAGATCATCAACGGGCGTTATGCTATGTTGGGTGCAGTAGGTGCGATTGCCCCTGAAATACTTGGGAAGGCCGGTCTTATCCCAGCAGAAACAGCCCTCCCTTGGTTTAGAACTGGTGTGATCCCACCAGCAGGGACATACAACTATTGGGCAGACCCTTACACTTTGTTTGTGTTCGAGATGGCACTCATGGGATTTGCAGAGCACAGAAGGTTCCAAGACTGGGCCAAACCAGGTTCGATGGGGAAACAATATTTCTTGGGGTTCGAGAAGTACCTTGGAGGGTCTGGTGAGCCGGCATACCCTGGAGGACCACTGTTTAACCCACTTGGTTTTGGGAAAGATGAGAAGTCATTGAAGGATTTGAAGCTGAAAGAAGTGAAGAATGGGAGATTGGCAATGTTGGCAATCTTGGGTTACTTCATACAAGGGCTCGTGACAGGTGTAGGACCATACCAGAACCTGTTGGATCACTTGGCTGACCCTTTCAATAACAATGTCTTGACTAACCTCAAGTTCCATTAG